GATGAGGGAGTGCATAAGTCTACTGCTGGTTTCGGCTAAACTAATTGCAGCATTAGGCGTTGCTGAATCAAGGTATGAACTAGGTTGACACCCCAATTCGGAATAGTGAGAAATAAGGGCGAAAGAAAACCCAATCAACAATCAACAATCAACAATCAACAATTCATACTTCAAATCAGCAATGCCCAGCATTACCTCATGGGCATAATTCCCAAACTTTGACTCTCTAAAATATGCAAATTCGCCGCCGTCCTCCCAATCCCCCAGTAAATGTTACTACTTTGCGCTATCAAGTCCCAGTAGAAGATGCCGAGCCTCGTCACATTTTAGAAGAAATTGTTTGGCATAAAGAACTTGAAGTCGAAAAAATGCGAGAGCGAGTGAGTTTGCTAGAACTGCAACGCCAAGCCAAGGATACTCCATCTCCAAAAGACTTTATGGCAGCTTTGCGTCTGGGAAAAACTCAACCTGCTGTAATTGCAGAAGTAAAAAAGGCTTCTCCTAGCAAAGGGGTAATCAGAGAAGATTTCGATCCAGTGGCGATCGCTAAATCTTATCAAGCAGGTGGCGCTACTTGTTTATCCGTCTTGACTGACAGTAAGTTTTTTCAAGGTAGTTGGGAAAACTTGGCTTTGGTACGTCAAGCAGTAGACTTACCGATTCTTTGTAAAGAGTTTGTCATCTATCCCTATCAGATTTTCCTAGCTCGTACCAAAGGTGCAGATGCTATCTTACTGATTGCAGCTATCCTCAGTGATAAAGACTTAAAATATTACCTGAAAATAATTAAAACTTTAAAAATGACAGCTTTGGTGGAAGTACACACATTAGAAGAACTAGAGCGCGTATTATCTCTAGCAGATATCGATTTAGTTGGAATTAACAACCGGAACCTCGAAACTTTTGCTGTCGATTTACAAACCACTTCTCAACTATTAGCCGCTAAAGGTAGTGAACTTGGCGAACGGAACATCTTGACTGTGAGTGAGTCTGGGTTGTATGAAGCTAAAGATGTCAAACTAGTCGCCGATGCTGGAGCCAAAGCCATTTTAGTGGGCGAATCTCTGATCAGACAAGCTAACCCAGGAGCCGGAATATCGGCTTTTTTTGCGGAAAAGAACTGGTAATTTGCCCATCAATTCAATTTTCAAGGTGATTTATGAGGGAGGAATTTCTCGCTCCTCAGTAGAACTCTTGCAAAAGTGAAAAAATAATGGTTTCTAGACATGAAAGCGTCAAAAGTAGTACCGATTCCCGACTCCCGATTCCCCGACTTCTGCAAGAAGTCTAGTCTCTAGTTACCAATCCCTAATCC
This window of the Merismopedia glauca CCAP 1448/3 genome carries:
- the trpC gene encoding indole-3-glycerol phosphate synthase TrpC translates to MQIRRRPPNPPVNVTTLRYQVPVEDAEPRHILEEIVWHKELEVEKMRERVSLLELQRQAKDTPSPKDFMAALRLGKTQPAVIAEVKKASPSKGVIREDFDPVAIAKSYQAGGATCLSVLTDSKFFQGSWENLALVRQAVDLPILCKEFVIYPYQIFLARTKGADAILLIAAILSDKDLKYYLKIIKTLKMTALVEVHTLEELERVLSLADIDLVGINNRNLETFAVDLQTTSQLLAAKGSELGERNILTVSESGLYEAKDVKLVADAGAKAILVGESLIRQANPGAGISAFFAEKNW